From Rhizobium favelukesii, the proteins below share one genomic window:
- a CDS encoding cupin domain-containing protein has product MANYLTFDINGVEPEFGAPDADRVLAGEPEFKTWNLEEADGGVYSGIWEASPGKWRIVYDEWEYFSVLSGYSIVTEDGGDAVHLQAGDRMILRPGFKGTWEVVETTRKDYVIRL; this is encoded by the coding sequence ATGGCAAACTACCTGACCTTTGACATCAATGGCGTCGAACCGGAGTTCGGCGCCCCGGATGCCGACCGTGTGCTGGCAGGCGAACCGGAGTTCAAGACCTGGAATCTGGAGGAGGCCGATGGCGGCGTCTACTCCGGCATATGGGAAGCATCCCCCGGCAAGTGGCGCATCGTCTATGACGAGTGGGAATACTTCAGTGTGCTCTCCGGCTACTCCATCGTGACGGAGGATGGCGGCGATGCCGTGCATCTTCAGGCGGGCGATCGCATGATCCTCAGGCCAGGCTTCAAGGGAACCTGGGAAGTGGTTGAAACAACTCGCAAAGACTACGTCATCCGGCTCTGA
- a CDS encoding winged helix-turn-helix domain-containing protein — MEESNLTVQMAALRKALGPTPDNGEWITTVPRIGYRLLRVERQRHDALSSLPALAVLPFVCLGDSAEQEYFADGIVYDIIKLELFCRTSTGTLCRESRSLLPKHWNQRRESISVVDFFDAQRIEATRERNEPFFFSPSILARRDVARFLVSAGKQVTPPPRRCELRIRAHLLQL; from the coding sequence TTGGAAGAAAGCAATCTGACTGTCCAGATGGCAGCACTCCGCAAGGCGCTGGGTCCCACACCGGACAATGGCGAGTGGATCACGACCGTGCCCCGGATCGGCTACCGCCTGCTTCGTGTCGAGCGCCAACGTCACGACGCCCTGTCCTCTTTGCCGGCCCTGGCCGTCTTGCCATTCGTCTGCCTCGGGGATAGCGCCGAGCAGGAGTACTTTGCCGACGGGATCGTTTACGACATCATCAAGCTTGAATTATTCTGCAGAACGTCAACAGGGACACTTTGCCGCGAATCGCGCTCGTTATTGCCCAAGCATTGGAATCAAAGGCGGGAATCGATATCTGTTGTCGATTTCTTCGATGCACAGAGAATTGAGGCAACACGTGAACGGAATGAGCCATTTTTCTTTTCGCCGAGCATATTGGCGCGTCGAGATGTGGCCCGGTTCCTGGTTTCGGCCGGGAAACAGGTAACACCGCCGCCGCGCCGCTGCGAGTTGCGGATCAGAGCGCATCTTCTACAACTTTAG